The genomic interval CTAAAATTTTTACACTTATCGCGTTAAGTGAATTTGTAAGTGCTCCGGTCATGCTGTACTGCAAACTATCATGTTTAGATTGATTTCCATTAGAAGGGCTCCAGTTGTCTAAATTTTCATAAATAACCTCTTTGCCAGAAATATATTCGCAAGGATCGACGCCTCTTTCTAAGGCAGCAGCATATACTATAGGCTTAAAAGTAGAACCTACTTGACGCTTACCATCCATATGGTCATATTTAAAAGAGTCGTAGTTGAGCCCTCCTAACCACACGTTAATGGCACCGTTACTTGGATTAATTGCTAGTGTTCCTAGATTAAGTTGCTTAAGTTGGTGACGTAAGCTGTCTATGGTGCTGTAATTTACTTCTTGTTCTTTATCGTAGGTTGAAATAATCATAGTTCGCTTTCGCGAAAGCGTATCAAGTATATCTTTATGCCCAAGCCCTTTTTTACGTAAAGAGATATATTTAGGAAGAGCCGTAACATAAGATTTAAAAATTGGATCTTGATCCCTCCATGGAGCTCCCCATGCATACTCTTTCTCAAATTGTCCTTGTAAAACTTTCATATGCTCTTTTGCAGCCTCCTCTGCTAATTGTTGCATTTTAAGATCAATAGTGGTATAAACTTTTAATCCACTAGCGTATAAATCATAGTCACGACCATTTACACTATTTAATCTGCACCAATCTAATAGTCTACGTTCTAATTTACTTAAGAAGTGCGGTGCGACACCAACTTTATTGTCTTTTAGGCCAAACTGCAAATGAAACTTTTCTTCGACTGTGCATTCATATAATTCATCTTCTAAAAAACCATATTTTTTCATCTGGCTGAGCACAACATTCCTTCTTTTTTTACTGCGCTTAGGGTGAACCTCAGGATTGTAATAACTAGTGGCTTTTAACGTACCGATGAGTGTTGCTGCTTCTGCAATAGTGAGCTCTCCTGTGGATTTATTGAAAAACTTTTGGGATGCACTCTCTATACCGTATGTGTTGCCAGCAAATGGTACAATATTTAGGTATAGTTCTAAGAGTTCATCTTTTGTGTAAAGATCTTCAATACGTCTGGCTGTAAACATTTCTTTTGTTTTCGCTACTGGAATACTTAGCATACCATAGTCTTCTCTATTAAAAAGGTTTTTTGCAATCTGTTGAGATAAAGTGCTTCCTCCTCCAGCGCGATCATTACTTAGTAATATAGATTTAATTAAAACCCTGCCTAAACTCTTATAATCTACGCCACTATGCTTTAAGAACCTAACATCTTCTGTGGCAATAAGTGCATTTATGACATGGGGAGGAATATCTTTAAAAGAAATAGGTTTCCTGTTGTATTGTGTAAACGTGGTGATGAGCTTTCCATTTCTATCATAAACTTCAGAAGGAGTGAATTTTGCAAGTCTTTTAATTGCAAGATCATTAGGGATTTTACCCCAAGCACCAAGATAAACAGAGCTTGTAAATAACAACAAAACACCTATTAAAGCGCTGAATGTGAGAAGTGTATATTTTAATATTTTCTTTGTTTTTTCCGTCAAGATTTCTCTGTTTTTTTCAACCTACAAATTTCGCTTAATAACTGCTTTTAATAGTTTTCTTTAACCTTAGTTTAAAACTATATGTTATTTTGTCTTAATAAACGATCACTTTTTAAGAGGAATGGTGGCTTTGATAAAAATCTTTTATTTTAATGAGAAAACATTTTATTCTATAAAACTTTAATTCTATATTTGCACCCGCAATAAGGGAAATAGCTAATGGAACTTATTGTTACTTGATAATTATTCAGGGCGCTTAGCTCAGTTGGTTCAGAGCACTTGGTTTACACCCAAGGGGTCAGGGGTTCGAATCCCTTAGCGCCCACAAGCAAGAAATGATCACTTGTTTAAAAATGATCTAATCGGATGTTCGGATTTCGATTCACAAATGATTCGGGCGCTTAGCTCAGTTGGTTCAGAGCACTTGGTTTACACCCAAGGGGTCAGGGGTTCGAATCCCTTAGCGCCCACAAAAAAATCTCGTTAGAAACTTCTAACGAGATTTTTTTATTTGAGAGTGATTTTAAAAGAATTACTGTTTTAAATGACTAATATCTTTCGTAGTAATTATAATTCTTCCTCCCCAGTATTTTATATTTTCGATAAACTAATTACAATTTATGGATCAAAGAATAGGAGTAGTTTTGTCTGGAGGAGGCCACCGAGGAGCTGCACATGCTGGAATGCTTAAAGCTATGGAAGAATTTAACTTAGAACCAGATGTCATTTCTGGCTCAAGTGCAGGTGCCATTGTAGGAGCTATTTATGCAGCGGGTCATTCTCCTGAGACTATTTTAGATATTTTTAAAAATATCAAATTATTTTCCTTTTCATTTTATGCCAGACGAAAGGCTGGAATTATTGATTCTGAGCGTTTTGAGGATATTTTGAAACCATATTTCACATCAAACTCTTTTGAGAATCTCCAGAAAACATTATTAATAACTACAACAAATATTGTAAAAGGAGAGGTACGGGTTTTTGAAAAAGGTCCTCTGATACCATCCATTTTAGCAAGTGCAGCATTGCCTGGTATTTTTACGCCTATACCTATTGAGGACTCTTTATACTCAGACGGAGGAGTTTTAGATAATTTCCCAGTCAGTCCTTTATTAGGAAAGTCGTTAGATATTTATGGGAGCTACGTTTGTCCACTTAAAAAATTAAGTGTGAAAGATTTCAAACATTCATATAACGTTATTGATAGAGCAGTAAACTTAATGATGCATAATACCTCTGTACAAAAATTTGAGTTATGCAAGATGGTCTTTAGTCCAGACTCATTAGAGGAGTTTGGTCTTTTTAAAACAGGACAAGCAGATCGTATTTTTCAAATAGGGTATGATCATGCGAGTAAAAAACTAGCTGCACAGAAAATGTGAGTTACAATCCAGCGACATTGTAAAGTTTTGCAACCGCTTTTAAAGACTCAACAGTGAGTGAGTTTCCTTTGAGTCTAGCATCTATTAACTTTTGCTCGCGTGTATTAATTAAAAATAAAGAGCTTTCCCCAAGAAAGAACTTACGTTCTTCTGCGACCACCAATGTCTCGTAATCATTTATAATATTTGAAATATAGGTATTCTGGATACTGAGCGAATTGATCTCGGCTTCAGTCGCGGTTAATTTATTTTTTATTGCTAGGGTTGTTGCTGTGCGCTCAAAGTTTGCATCTTTTACTTTTAGTGCAGCTAGCTGTAGATCACCGCGTTCTTTTCTTAAAAAAAGAGGAAAGCTCACGTCGACAAATGCTTTATAATTAGACGTGTTTAAATTATCAAAGGTATCTACCTCTGGTGTTAGAAAATTATACTGAATATTTACTTTAGGTAATAATTTATTTTTTTTCAAGAAACGCTCTACTTCAAGGCTATTTATTTTTGCAGTTAAACTTTCAAGTTTAGGGTGCTCTATTAGGATTGCATTTGTATCTGTAAGTCCTGCAATAGATAAGGAGTTATTTAATGATGTGGGAGTTGGGATCTGAGGTTGCGTATTATCATTAATTTCTAGAGGCAGTCCATCTAGCCAGATGTAGTTACTTACTTCTAATCGAGATTTTGTTGCTTTTAAAGATGCCGCTTCTAATGCGAGCTTTCTATTTTCTAATACTATACGAGCTTCTGTGATGTCTATTCTTGCTTTGTCACCCTCATTAACACTCCTTGTGACGGCATTCAGTCTCGTTTGAGCATTAGACAAAAAGCTTGTATAAATAATTTTTTCATTTTCATTTTTGAGCCAATTAAAATAAGCTAGGCTAGCTTCATATAAAATTTTGTTTATAAGTAATCTGCGATCAGCTATAGATTGTTGTTGAAAGAATTTTGCTTTTTTTAAAGTAGCCATTCTCTCATTTATTAATAAACCTTGAGCTAGTGCAAATGATACACCAGCGCTATAGAGTCCATCTTCCGGAACAGTTAAGTTAGGGTTTAAAAATTGACCTGTATTCTCCTCAAATGTTCCTTTTAATTCTACTCCATACCAGGTTGGAATTTTGAAAGCTGTATAAAGTTGATCATAATAAGTAGTCCCTTTAAATTTTTTTCGATCATAATCTAGTTCTACTTTTGGGTCAAATCCACCACGAGCTTTTAAAAGGTTTGCTTCACCAGCAGTAAGTACCAACTCTGCTTGTTTGATGAGAGGATGGTGTTTTTTTACGAATCCTATATATTCTTCAAAAGAAATAACATTTTCAGGTACAATAGGATTCTCTTGTGCTATTATCGCTTTCGCGAAAGCGAAAAAAGTGGCTACACATAAAATCTTCAAGAATAATTTCATTTCTTAGCTATTTTTGAAGTTTTA from Dokdonia sp. Hel_I_53 carries:
- a CDS encoding transglycosylase domain-containing protein; the protein is MTEKTKKILKYTLLTFSALIGVLLLFTSSVYLGAWGKIPNDLAIKRLAKFTPSEVYDRNGKLITTFTQYNRKPISFKDIPPHVINALIATEDVRFLKHSGVDYKSLGRVLIKSILLSNDRAGGGSTLSQQIAKNLFNREDYGMLSIPVAKTKEMFTARRIEDLYTKDELLELYLNIVPFAGNTYGIESASQKFFNKSTGELTIAEAATLIGTLKATSYYNPEVHPKRSKKRRNVVLSQMKKYGFLEDELYECTVEEKFHLQFGLKDNKVGVAPHFLSKLERRLLDWCRLNSVNGRDYDLYASGLKVYTTIDLKMQQLAEEAAKEHMKVLQGQFEKEYAWGAPWRDQDPIFKSYVTALPKYISLRKKGLGHKDILDTLSRKRTMIISTYDKEQEVNYSTIDSLRHQLKQLNLGTLAINPSNGAINVWLGGLNYDSFKYDHMDGKRQVGSTFKPIVYAAALERGVDPCEYISGKEVIYENLDNWSPSNGNQSKHDSLQYSMTGALTNSLNAISVKILERTGIDRVVSLARALNINSELPKVPSIALGTAELTITEMAGAYAAFVNMGKPVEPYYLERIENAEGYMMQRFGPKEGKDKALRADTREAMVHMLKSVANYGTGSRLRYKYRLDNDIGGKTGTTQDNKDAWFVGVMPELVTVTWVGHDDHRIGFRSTRVGQGANAALPVTALLLQKMNKDTLFNKITKARFPQINERVIAKLDCPNSILEERKFGGFWSFLFKREKDTIEVERRDYIYDM
- a CDS encoding patatin-like phospholipase family protein — protein: MDQRIGVVLSGGGHRGAAHAGMLKAMEEFNLEPDVISGSSAGAIVGAIYAAGHSPETILDIFKNIKLFSFSFYARRKAGIIDSERFEDILKPYFTSNSFENLQKTLLITTTNIVKGEVRVFEKGPLIPSILASAALPGIFTPIPIEDSLYSDGGVLDNFPVSPLLGKSLDIYGSYVCPLKKLSVKDFKHSYNVIDRAVNLMMHNTSVQKFELCKMVFSPDSLEEFGLFKTGQADRIFQIGYDHASKKLAAQKM
- a CDS encoding TolC family protein, producing MKLFLKILCVATFFAFAKAIIAQENPIVPENVISFEEYIGFVKKHHPLIKQAELVLTAGEANLLKARGGFDPKVELDYDRKKFKGTTYYDQLYTAFKIPTWYGVELKGTFEENTGQFLNPNLTVPEDGLYSAGVSFALAQGLLINERMATLKKAKFFQQQSIADRRLLINKILYEASLAYFNWLKNENEKIIYTSFLSNAQTRLNAVTRSVNEGDKARIDITEARIVLENRKLALEAASLKATKSRLEVSNYIWLDGLPLEINDNTQPQIPTPTSLNNSLSIAGLTDTNAILIEHPKLESLTAKINSLEVERFLKKNKLLPKVNIQYNFLTPEVDTFDNLNTSNYKAFVDVSFPLFLRKERGDLQLAALKVKDANFERTATTLAIKNKLTATEAEINSLSIQNTYISNIINDYETLVVAEERKFFLGESSLFLINTREQKLIDARLKGNSLTVESLKAVAKLYNVAGL